In the Candidatus Electrothrix sp. GW3-4 genome, one interval contains:
- a CDS encoding polysaccharide biosynthesis tyrosine autokinase, producing MTQPAIQEQEINLQRFLLILRRRYPYLIAIFLVTILLAGVSSSRQVPLYKATALLIFEPTKQSLADFANIDLQQGGDFLAMQKRIITSRKVISRVLAALNLPKSPPKKEARSDGTMSKNWIKLPNIFPTGTKRTAQPDPVKQFGKKISVQLLPNTHLIQLQVTDPDPDKAALYVNTLAQIYIAYTLEDLRATSNDTFTWLSQQVTTLKAKVQHSEMDLLKYTQAEELTSIDKKQSALDDKISELNNNISKLALQRLEKESILQEIRGRSDKLHPNENLPALLETSQIKLLKGEHDKIEIELARISSKFKKNHPERIRLSTQLSFLKQKISAATAKAIRDLEIEYHLLQTKEEALKKSLLPLQKQAHKIAEQAIEYGELQQEADANKQLYSVLLEKLKKTDIGNSITSNNIRILDKAEVPQYPSSPNAPRSLLLAGVLGLFLGAGSCFLLEYFDNTITSQDDLELLIGMDLIGAIPERKAAISLGGEIDAQVSRGYQETKNMLDFYRKEHLLKTLLVTSTLPKEGKTSTVLALGQSYAQAGAKVLMVDGDFFKPGLTQILGLPNESGLFTYLYKEVTPSELIRKTPQENLFLLPTGLLPPNPTDWILSEKMQQLLHVLAEQFDLILVDTPPVMASNAVAILASSLDGVAFIVRAHSTSYQAATTALKALEKVNVRPLGAVLTRTRKQQGYGYDYGYGYGKNNSKEEAQQAITPAKSTS from the coding sequence ATGACGCAGCCTGCAATCCAGGAACAGGAAATAAATCTCCAGCGGTTTTTACTTATCCTCCGCCGGAGATATCCCTACCTCATCGCTATCTTTCTTGTGACGATACTGCTCGCAGGGGTGTCTTCCTCCCGCCAGGTTCCTCTGTATAAGGCAACGGCCCTGTTGATTTTTGAGCCCACGAAACAATCGCTTGCTGATTTCGCCAACATAGACCTCCAGCAAGGCGGCGATTTTCTTGCCATGCAGAAACGGATCATAACCTCGCGCAAGGTAATCAGCCGCGTCTTAGCTGCGCTCAACTTACCTAAGTCCCCCCCAAAAAAAGAAGCCCGCAGCGATGGCACCATGAGCAAGAACTGGATCAAGCTGCCGAACATCTTCCCTACAGGTACCAAGAGGACTGCACAGCCTGATCCTGTGAAGCAATTTGGCAAAAAAATTTCTGTGCAGCTTTTGCCCAACACCCATCTTATCCAATTACAGGTGACCGACCCTGATCCTGACAAGGCCGCATTGTATGTCAATACCCTGGCCCAAATATATATTGCCTATACCCTGGAAGACCTTCGGGCCACGTCAAACGACACCTTCACTTGGCTCTCCCAGCAGGTGACCACCCTTAAGGCCAAGGTGCAGCACTCTGAAATGGATCTCCTCAAGTACACCCAGGCGGAAGAGCTGACCTCTATTGACAAAAAGCAAAGCGCGCTTGATGACAAGATCTCGGAACTGAACAACAATATCTCAAAACTCGCTCTGCAGCGTCTGGAAAAAGAATCGATTCTGCAGGAAATTCGAGGGCGTTCCGACAAGTTGCACCCCAATGAAAATCTTCCTGCACTCCTGGAGACCTCGCAGATCAAGCTCTTAAAAGGGGAGCACGATAAAATCGAAATTGAACTCGCCCGGATCTCCTCAAAATTCAAAAAGAATCATCCGGAAAGGATCCGCCTGAGCACCCAGCTTTCCTTTCTCAAACAAAAGATCTCTGCAGCAACAGCAAAGGCTATCAGGGACCTGGAGATTGAATATCATCTTTTGCAGACAAAAGAAGAGGCCCTGAAAAAATCCCTGCTGCCCCTGCAAAAACAGGCCCATAAAATTGCAGAGCAGGCCATAGAGTACGGTGAGCTGCAACAAGAAGCTGATGCGAACAAACAACTCTATAGCGTCCTTCTCGAAAAGCTGAAAAAAACAGACATAGGCAACTCAATCACCTCAAATAACATCAGAATACTGGACAAGGCAGAGGTTCCTCAATATCCTTCTTCCCCGAACGCACCGCGTAGCCTGCTCCTTGCCGGAGTACTCGGTCTCTTTTTGGGGGCCGGATCCTGTTTTCTTCTCGAATACTTTGACAATACTATCACAAGCCAAGATGATCTGGAGCTGTTAATCGGTATGGATCTCATTGGGGCCATCCCTGAACGGAAGGCGGCGATATCCTTAGGAGGAGAGATAGATGCTCAGGTCTCCAGAGGATATCAGGAAACGAAGAACATGCTGGATTTTTACCGGAAGGAACACCTGCTCAAGACCCTCCTGGTAACCAGTACCCTCCCCAAGGAGGGAAAGACATCCACGGTCCTGGCCCTCGGTCAGAGCTATGCGCAAGCTGGAGCCAAGGTCTTAATGGTGGATGGCGATTTTTTCAAACCTGGACTGACTCAAATTCTGGGCTTACCCAACGAATCGGGCCTGTTCACCTACCTGTATAAAGAAGTCACTCCCAGTGAACTTATCAGAAAAACCCCGCAGGAAAACCTCTTCCTGCTTCCCACCGGCTTGCTCCCGCCAAACCCTACGGACTGGATCTTATCAGAAAAGATGCAACAATTACTGCACGTACTCGCTGAGCAATTTGACTTGATCCTTGTCGATACACCACCGGTCATGGCCTCCAACGCAGTCGCTATCCTGGCAAGTTCTCTTGATGGGGTCGCCTTTATCGTCAGGGCGCACAGCACCAGTTATCAGGCCGCAACAACTGCCTTAAAGGCCTTAGAAAAAGTAAACGTACGCCCTCTCGGGGCTGTCCTTACCAGAACGCGTAAACAGCAGGGTTATGGGTATGATTACGGTTATGGCTATGGCAAGAACAACAGTAAGGAGGAAGCACAGCAGGCCATAACTCCGGCAAAGAGCACTTCCTGA
- a CDS encoding SLBB domain-containing protein translates to MTTGSASLLPSLSNRVACWLVLAIATLCLPNWGWATEQGPLQPTHSSQTETTSQAGKGSRPALPAGPDASTTTYIVGPEDVITIAVYDNPDLKGEYTVSTDGDIIFPLIGQLEVSGKTVAAIKDELTRLLGKDYLFNPIVSVAVSKYLSKKVKILGNVGKPGVYYLDRPTRLFDLLIKAEGISKQLGKTVTSGQKAQIMRAPPGTKKITTSYVDLHQLLVEGKEEANIYLQPDDVIYIPDTRSFQIIGEVKNSGSFPFEEGITLFKAIALAGGLTEKGSSDNAIIKRMRDGRVTDVKGAMDTVLQPDDTIFIPEVHSFHVVGEVKNPGAFPYEPRLTLMKALVLAGGATKKAAPKNSVIKRVKNGKVKKIEAAMDSLILPEDVIEVPLSFW, encoded by the coding sequence ATGACAACAGGATCGGCTTCTTTGTTACCTTCTCTCTCTAACAGGGTCGCCTGCTGGCTCGTACTGGCTATTGCGACCCTCTGTCTGCCCAACTGGGGTTGGGCTACGGAGCAAGGCCCCCTTCAGCCGACACATTCCTCTCAAACGGAAACAACATCCCAGGCCGGAAAAGGAAGCCGCCCTGCCCTTCCTGCGGGCCCAGATGCCAGCACAACCACCTATATTGTCGGACCAGAGGATGTAATTACAATAGCGGTCTATGATAACCCAGACCTCAAGGGGGAATACACGGTGTCAACGGACGGCGATATTATTTTCCCCCTTATAGGACAGCTGGAAGTCTCCGGCAAGACCGTTGCCGCCATAAAAGACGAACTCACCCGCCTGCTGGGAAAAGACTACCTGTTCAACCCCATCGTCAGTGTCGCTGTCAGCAAATACCTCAGCAAGAAAGTCAAGATACTGGGCAATGTCGGCAAGCCCGGCGTCTATTATCTTGACAGGCCAACCCGACTCTTCGATCTCCTGATAAAGGCTGAGGGCATTTCCAAGCAGTTGGGAAAAACAGTTACAAGTGGGCAAAAGGCCCAGATCATGCGAGCGCCCCCCGGAACGAAGAAAATCACAACCTCTTATGTAGATCTCCATCAGTTGCTGGTGGAAGGGAAAGAGGAAGCAAACATCTACCTCCAGCCAGATGATGTTATCTATATACCGGACACGAGGTCCTTCCAGATAATAGGTGAAGTCAAAAATTCTGGCTCCTTCCCCTTTGAGGAAGGAATCACCCTTTTCAAGGCCATAGCCCTGGCTGGCGGACTGACCGAAAAAGGATCTTCTGATAATGCGATCATCAAACGCATGCGCGATGGCAGGGTTACAGATGTAAAAGGGGCGATGGACACGGTCCTGCAACCGGACGATACCATCTTTATCCCGGAGGTCCACTCCTTTCATGTGGTCGGGGAGGTCAAAAATCCAGGAGCCTTCCCCTATGAGCCCCGCCTGACCCTCATGAAAGCGCTCGTTTTGGCAGGAGGCGCTACCAAGAAAGCTGCTCCAAAAAATTCCGTTATTAAACGGGTGAAAAATGGCAAGGTCAAAAAGATTGAGGCGGCCATGGATAGCCTGATCCTGCCTGAAGATGTCATTGAGGTCCCGCTCAGCTTCTGGTGA